GCCAGCGGGCCGATCGGGGGAAGGTCGGTCCCCATCGAGAGGCGGTACGCCGGGATACGGTCGTCCGGCCCGACGGCTCCCCAGAGCGCGGACACCGTGACGACGCTCGTGCGGGCACGGTCCGCCGCCTCGTCCTCGAGCGACGAGAGGTGGGCCGCCGCGTAGAGCACCCCTGAGTAGACGTCAGCGGCGCGCCCGGCGGGCTCGACGTCGAGCCGCGTGTTGCGTGCCACCTCGTCCGCCAGGCTCGCACCGACACCGAGGGTCGTCAGAGCGTCCCGACGCGCGCTGGCACGGCGCAACGCCGTCAGGACGGCCCGGCGGTGGCGCGTGAGCCCGGGGTTGGTCAGGGCGCCGAGATCGACCGGATCACCGGTGAGCGGCGGAGTCTTGCCCTCGGACGGCGGAAGGAGGATGAGCACACCGGAATGCTAGTGCGTGCGCGAGGCGATCTCGTCGGGTAGGTTCTGCGCCCATGGCACAGGTGAAGGTGTACGGCAGGCGTTCTGCCTGGGCAGGTGTGCGAGACGAGCTGTCGACGCAGATCCACGAGGCGCTCGTCGGAGCGTGGCAGATGCCACGCGACAAGCGGTTCCAACGATTTCTGTGGCTCGACGACGACGACCTCGTGGCCCCCCTGCGAAGCGAGCGATATCTCCTCATCGAGGTGGTGGCGTTCGCAGGCCGTAGCCGGGGCGCTCGACGGGCACTCATCG
This sequence is a window from Sanguibacter antarcticus. Protein-coding genes within it:
- a CDS encoding YaaA family protein, encoding MLILLPPSEGKTPPLTGDPVDLGALTNPGLTRHRRAVLTALRRASARRDALTTLGVGASLADEVARNTRLDVEPAGRAADVYSGVLYAAAHLSSLEDEAADRARTSVVTVSALWGAVGPDDRIPAYRLSMGTDLPPIGPLAQSWRPHLESALAPRALGDVVVDCRSAPYVAAWRPARGTDWVTVRVLRELDGRRSVVSHNAKHTRGLLVRYLLTRAGEPPRSSEDVHKAAHELVGTTLLDATHTTSTSGGSVLELVVG
- a CDS encoding tautomerase family protein, which translates into the protein MAQVKVYGRRSAWAGVRDELSTQIHEALVGAWQMPRDKRFQRFLWLDDDDLVAPLRSERYLLIEVVAFAGRSRGARRALIGALYEQVCGPFDLPVDDLEIVLIEAPQESWGIRGVSGDELSLTYPVSI